Below is a genomic region from Virgibacillus dokdonensis.
TCCTGCTAAAGTGAACAGGATAAATAAAGCAAGGGCAGAAGACTCTAAAATGGCAGTAAACAGAAAACATAGCGAACCGAGCGATAATACAGTTATTAGTACCGATCTTCTACCGAATTTATCGCTTAATGCACCTAACGGGAATTGGGTAATTAAGCTACCTGCTGCAAAGCAAGGAATAATGAGTGAAAGTGTATGAACATCATGCCCAATACGCAGGCCATAGATAGGGAAAATGCTATGTAAAGAGGCCTCTAAGAAACCATATCCAAAACCAGGTAACATCGCAATCCAGGCTATTTTAAAGGTTTGTTTAAAGCGTTGCATTGAACTTGTCGGATAAACTGGGTCTACAGATTGTTCAGGCCATTGATTACGAAGGAAAAACAATAATAGCCAGACGGTGAAGCTCAAAGCTGCAGAAGCTAGAAAAGGCACCGATTGGTGAATGGATAAAAGTCTTGTCATTAATGGACCTATAGCAAAGCCTGCTCCAAACGATAAACCATAAAGAGCAATACTTCTTCCTCTTGTTTCCGCTGTAGCTGTTGCCGTTATCCATGTTTGTGTGCCAAAATGCAACATTTGGTCACCAATTCCTATAATAAGTCGCAATATAAACCAAAACCATAAAGACTCCCATACTGGAAATATAGCCAAAGAAAGGATGACGAGCAAACCGCCGACAAAAATCATTGGTTTAAAACCAAATTTTCGCATTGGCTTTTCCATAAATGGAGAAGCGATTAAAACTCCAATATATAATCCTGTTGCATGCAAGCCGTTAATAGAAGAGGCTACGCCATTTTGTTCAAGAATAATAGAAATTAATGGTAATAACATTCCTTGTGAGAAACCAGATATAAATACAAGCGCAATTAGTATCCACAAACGATATTTGGTCAGTTGCATGATGGACTCTTCCCTTCTGAGTGGTTCTCTGTTGTTTGTTGACTTGGCAACTCTTTAGGATGCTTGAGCTGTGAAACAACAATCTTCACTGGATGACGTTTTTTGGGGTGAAATATTATTATGTGTATCTGTCTTTTGGTTCTAATAAATTAAGTAAATTGGTGTGGCAACATTACTATTGTATCAATGTGGCAGTTCGTATTGTTGTTTTTATAAGGATCGTAGCTTCTAAAACGACAAGGTGGTAAACAATTACTTGCCCATACAAACCGTTAATTCGATCCTGTAATTGGATAAACCTAGCAATAATTTACTAGGAATAGAGGAAAAGGTCAATTATTGTGAATAAATTGGCCATATCGTTTATGATAAAAAGGAGAAGTATATTAAAAAATAGGAGGGAAGTTCTGATGAAATTACATTTAAAAGAACATGGTTTTAGAACTGAATTAGACTTTGGTCAGTTAGATATTTCTGGAGATGAGGAATTTGGCTTTCGCCCGTATCAACTAATGGTTGCTTCGATCGCTAGTTGCAGTGGTTCAGTCTTTCGTCAAATCCTTCAAAAGCAGCGCACAGACGTTCATGACATGCAAATTAATGCTACTGTTGAAAGAAATAAAGATGAAGCAAACCGCATCGAGAAAATAGCGCTTACTTTTATTATTAAAGGTAGTCATTTAGATGCAGAAAAATTGTACAAAAGCTTACATGTAGCCCGTAATAACTGCTCTATGGTGCGTTCTGTGGAGGACAGTATTGAAATTGTAGAGAGAATAGAAATTATTGAACTTAGCAGATGATTTGTTCACGTAGGTATAAAATTCATATGTCAGAAAAAGCTAAGAAAAAAAGAAAGGGTTTGACATATGAACAGACTGAAGCATTCTATTTTCCTGATTCTTTTTGTTTCTTTCATAGTTATGGTGCTTGGACCAAATCAATTACTAGCTGAAGAAAAGAAAGAGACTTCTTTTAATATCCCTAGCCATGTACTAAATATTTCAAAAGATAATACTTTTCCTAATTCTACAGAGGATGAAGAAGTAATTGAGCCAAGTGAATTAACGAAAGAATTAACAGATAGTTTAGATATTAAAATTGAAAATCCAGTGTTAATTAAAATGTTAAATGAAACAACTTTAAACCCATCTCCAATTGCTTTTGGTTATCGAGGAATGGTTTATTTAGGACGTTGGCCATTAAATTATGAATCGCTGGAAACAACGATTAATTGGGAATACCAGCAAGTAAATAAAAATGAGTTGAATAATACAAGTGGGTCAGAGCCTCAAGAAATAAACTATATACAACAAGAACAAAAAGAAATCAAAGGAGCATTGACGAATAAAATCAGCAAACCATCTGATGTGAAAAAAATGATGTTGCTCACAGCAAAAGAAAAAACGAAACTGCCTCTTTCGTATCAGACAGTTATTGGAAAAAACACAAAAAAAGATAATACGTATAAAGTGCCCAGTGATAAACTTGCCGTTCTCCAATCGTATGCGCCAGCAGTAAATGAAAAAGGACAAGTTACATTTGGGGAAGTATATGTGAAGTTAAAGGGATCCGATAAATCCATTGCTGTCAAAAACGTGACGAAACAAGGAATTGGAGCTTGGATTCCCATTCAAGATCATGTCTCCTTCTCTTATAAATTAAAATAATGTTTAAAACAAAAAAAGCTATCGCCCTAGCGATGGCTTTTTTTACATTTGCTCTATAACGAATGGAAGGATTCGCTTTCCATTTTCTAATTAGAATATCTTGGCTTGTAAGCAAGTATTGTGTGATAGTTTTTCTCTAAGGAAGTAAACGTTTGAAAATCATATTTCCTTTACCATAAGCGTATAATAAATTTGAAAAATACTGAAAATGTAAGAAAGGGTTGATTTTTTCTCTTTAATACTTTATCATAATGAAGTACTAAAGAGATGCGAAAGTGGGGAAGAAATAAAATGGAATGGGTCGTCCTTATATCTGTTCTCATATTAACCATATTAAGTTTGTTACGTGTAAATGTCATTATCGCTATTATTGCAGCTGCGATTAGTGCTGGTTTGATGTCTGGGCTAAATATAAAAGAAGCTGTTGAACTGTTAGTTAGTGGAATGGGTGGTGGTGCCAATACTGCATTAAGTTATATATTATTGGGTGCTTTTGCTGTAACAATTAGCTATACAGGTATTACATCATTATTAGTAACTTACCTTATTCGAATATTATCAGGTAAAAAGACGATGCTTTTACTCGTAATAGCAGCTGTAGCATCACTATCACAAAACGTCATTCCTGTTCACATTGCATTTATTCCAATACTTATCCCACCTTTATTGCCACTATTTGATAAAATGCGATTAGATCGGCGTGCAGTGGCGACGGCATTAACGTTTGGGTTAAAAGCTCCCTATATTCTAATTCCGGCAGGATTTGGCCTCATTTTCCATGAAACGATTGTGGAGAGTATGAAGCAAAATGGGGCGAGTATCACAGTGAACGAAACGGTGTTAGCTATGCTCATTCCAGGTTCAGGGATGATTGTAGGTTTGCTGATCGCTATTTTTATTACGTACCGTAAAGATCGTGTAGTCAATGATGGAATGAAAGAAGAGACATCAAAGGAAGAAACAAAGGCGGTACCATTCAACAAACAACATGTATTTACACTTATAGCAGTTGCTGGTGCTTTAACGGCGCAAATTATAACAGGCAACCTCATTATAGGAGCTCTTACGGGGCTTGTGCTCATGTTTATATTTTTTGTTATTCCTTTTCATAAAGCAGATCAAGTTGTCAGTGAAGGTATCGGCATGATGGGAACAATTGCTTTTGTCATGCTTGTGGCCTCAGGTTTTGGAAATGTATTGACAGAAACAGGTTCCGTAGAAGCGCTTGTAGAAGTATCTTCGGGGTTTTTAGATCAAAATAAGGCCCTTATTGCTTTCATTTTGTTGCTAGTAGGACTTATCGTTACGATTGGGATCGGCTCTTCTTTTGGAACCATTCCTATCTTAGCCGCATTGTATGTTCCCATTTGCTTAGCTGCAGGCTTTTCTCCATTAGCTACAGCTGCATTAATTGGAACGGCAGGTGCACTAGGTGATGCAGGGTCGCCAGCTTCAGATAGTACATTAGGTCCAACTTCAGGATTAAATGCTGACGGCAGACATCACCATATTTGGGACACGGTGGTACCAACTTTTATACACTATAACATTCCCCTATTTATTTTTGGTTGGGTAGCTGCTATTATTTTGTAAACAATCAAATAAAAATACTGTTTGAAATTAAAATTGCTATGACCCGTAGGAAGCTTTTCATCCTACGGGTTGTTCATTTTAGTGTTGCTTCTATTATTGTTTGCGATAATACATAAGAATAAATAGGCTGAAAATGTGCATAGTAAGATCAAAAAAGGTGATTATCCATGAGAAAAAGATTTTCTATATGTGCAGTTTTAGTTATATTGGCTACCTTATATACACCACTTTCATCTTTAGCATCTGGCTATGGATGGGGGTACAGTAAAAACGAAGTGCATAAAATCCCTGATATTGGAAAATATGCAAGCCTGCTTGAAAAATACAATGCGTATTATGCAGATCCATCTGGAGAAAAAAATGTATACGTAACATTTGATAATGGCTACGAACAAGGTTATACAGCTGATATCTTAGATGTATTAAAAAAGCACCAAGTTCCAGCAACTTTTTTTGTTACAGGGCACTACGTAAAAGAAGAACCTGAATTAGTAAAACGTATGGTAAAAGAAGGGCATATTGTCGGTAACCACTCGTATCATCATCCTGATTTTACGATTATGAATAAAAAAAATATACAAGAAGAATTAGAATCATTGGAGGAAGCAGTTGCAGCAATTTCCGATCAAAAAGATATGAAATACTTACGTCCGCCAAGAGGAATGTTTAATAAAGATACATTAGAATGGGCGAATGAATTGGGATATATTCACATCTTTTGGTCGCTTGCCTTTAAAGATTGGGAGACAGATAAGCAAAAAGGGTGGAAATATGCATTTGATCAAGTAAAAGAGCAAATTCATCCAGGTGCGATCATTTTATTACACACTGTTTCCTCCGATAATGCAAAAGCACTTGAAAAAATGATTCGTGCGTTACAAAAACAGGGCTACTCATTTAAAAGCCTTGATGATCTGGTGTTAAGAAATAAACTTCCTGAAGCTATATACGGCTTGTAGTTTTCCCTTACAGTGCAGTAAGAGGGGGCTTTCAACAGAAGGAAGTTGAAGGTCCTCTTCCATTGTTGGAAACCATTATGCTTGTAACAATGGAAGGTGCAGGTGTAAATTACGGGGAGATATAGCAATTGGCAAGCAAAATGAAAGTTTTTGCTTGCCAATCATTTTGAAACTAAAGTCACGTGTACATTTTTATTTAAAATTTTCCTAATATTTGATATGATTAGAAAAAGTATTTAAATGAGGAGTTGATATTTTGAAAAGGGAAGCACTTATTCCGCCAAAAGCTTATAATATTGCCATGGAGATAGAGCGTCACGCCAACAGCAAGAATAAACTAGCACTGATAAAGGAGAATGAATTTGGAGAAACCGATCAGCTTACATATAAGGAGCTAGTAAAGCGAGCTAACCAAATTGGTAACGTTTTCTTAAAAGCTGGCTTAAAAAAAGGTGACAAAATTTTAATTATGGTCAATCGCTCTTTTGAAGCCTATGAAGTATATCTGGCTGCATTGAAAACAGGAATCATTATTATTCCTAGTTCCGAAATGTTAAAAACGAAAGATTTGCAATACCGTGTATCACACGGAGAAATAAGTGGTGTCGTTAGTTTGTATCGTTTCGCAAACCAGTTCGAAGGAATACGTGAATATGATCAGTTACATAAATTTGTTATTGGTGAAGCGGTAGATGGATGGGTATTTTTGGATGAAGAAAAGAAACAAGTTAGTGAGCAATTAGAAATTGTTGATACGAATAGAGAAGATACCGCTTTTTTACCATACACATCAGGTACAACTGGGAATCCAAAAGGGGTTGTCCATAGCCATGCTTGGGGGTACGCTCACTTAAATGCAGCTGCATATAATTGGCTTGCTATCCAAGATGGAGATCGTGTATGGGCGACAGCAGGGCCTGGTTGGCAAAAATGGGTGTGGAGCCCGTTTTTATCCGTTCTTGGAACAGGTGCAACAGGTTTTTTTTACACCGGAAAATTTAACGCTGAAAAACATTTACAATTAATAGATGATTATCAAATAAACATAATATGCAGCACGCCGACAGAATATCGTATGATGGCGAAAGTCGATAGCCTTCCACACTATAATCTAATGTCCCTACATAGCGCTGTATCAGCAGGGGAGCCACTAAACGTTGAAGTAATAGACATATTTAGGCATCATTTTAATATTACTGTACGAGATGGATATGGACAAACGGAGAACACATTATTGCTCGGGTTTACAAAGGATATGCAGGTGAGGCCGGGATCAATGGGAAAGCCTACTCCAGGTAATAATGTAGAGGTAATTGATGAAAATGGTGATCCACTAGGTCCAAATGAAGTCGGAGATATTGCAGTGAGATTAGATAGCCCAGCTTTATTTTCTGAATATTATAAGGATACAGAGCGTACCAGTATGGCTAAACGAGGTTTGTATTATATAACGGGGGATCGTGCCTATAAGGACGAGGATGGCTTTTTCTGGTTTGAAGGAAGAAGTGATGATATTATTATTAGCTCTGGCTATACGATTGGTCCTTTTGAAGTGGAAGATGCGCTTATAAGGCATGCAGCCGTACAAGACTGTGCAGTCGTTGCAAGCCCTGATGAAATAAGAGGAAATGTAGTAAAAGCATTTATTGTTCTTCGGGAAGGATTCCAACCGAGTGATCAGCTAATAGAAGAATTACAAAATCATGTAAAAACGATAACGGGGCCCTATAAGTATCCAAGAAAAGTTGAATTTATGGATGATTTACCAAAAACAACATCTGGTAAGACGAGGAGAGTAGAATTACGTAATAAAGAAAAGATGGTAAATAAATAGAGCTATCAATGTGAGGAGATCAAATAAATGATTCTCCTCTTTTTCTTGTAATAAGAAAGTATAAAATTTGTTGCTTTAAATACCGATTTAACGGAATAGCCACGTTCGGCTCCAGCGCCCAGCAACTAGGCGACTTCACGAATCGCCCTAAGATAAGTCATCATCAGTTCGTGCTAAATAGGAAGGTCGACTAAACAGGGGTATGCCGCCCAACGTCGGCATACCCCTGTTTTAGTGGCATAATTCCTAAAACTTCAGTTGATTCGCTCCACTCGCTATTGCTAATGGGGCTTGCGCCTTTGTTCTGGACTATAGAAAAGTATAAGTTTATAGTATAAACCAAACTGACGGCGTTTTATCTGCATAGAGAATGAATGATAGCCAAGTTTTCTAATAGAGGATTCATACATCTTGTGGATGTTATGATACGTGAGCAAAGACCTTGAAAGTCAAACAAAGTCAAAGTATAATAATAGTCAAAAGGTCAAATAAAGTCAAAGTCATACGAAAACCATTAAAAACAAGCTTAAAACTTCGTATTATAGAAAAAATAAAAAAATAATACAAATCCCTTGAAAGTCAAAGAAGGTCAGAGTATAATATTAATTGAAAGGTCAAAGATAGTCAAAGTCAAACATTGATGAGTATATAGATAAACTTTAAAAGGAGGAGTTCCATATGTTATGTCAAAATTGTAAACAAAATGAAGCAACAGTTAATGTAGCAATGCAATTAAACGATCAACATATGCAAATGCATTTATGCAATGAATGCTTCCGTAAAATGCAAGGCCAAATGATGGATGGTAATAATAACTTTTTTTCTCAATCCCCGTTTAGCAATGCTTATGGGTCATTTGCAGAATCGGGAAATGGCTCACCGAAAATGGGAACACGCACAAGACAACAGACAGGAAATCAAGGAAATGGTCTACTTGATCAGTTAGGTAAAAATCTAACAGATGAAGCAAGGGGTGGAAAGATTGACCCAGTAATCGGACGAGATAATGAAGTGAAACGGGTTATTGAAACATTGAATCGTAGAAATAAAAACAACCCTGTTTTAATTGGTGAACCAGGCGTGGGTAAAACAGCTATTGCAGAAGGTTTAGCTTCAAAGATAGTAGAAGGTGACGTCCCAACCAAATTATTGAATAAAGAGATTTATTTGCTTGATGTAGCATCACTTGTTGCCAATACTGGTGTACGAGGACAATTTGAGGAGCGAATGAAACAATTAATTCAGGAGCTGCAACAACGTCAAGATGTGATTCTATTTGTTGATGAAATTCATTTACTAGTTGGTGCAGGAACAGCAGAAAGCTCACAAATGGATGCTGGCAACATTTTAAAACCAGCGCTTGCTAGAGGAGAGATTCAACTAGTTGGAGCAACGACACTAAAAGAATATCGTCAAATTGAAAAAGATGCAGCATTAGAACGTCGTTTACAACCAATTATCGTTGAAGAACCAACTCCGGAAGAAGCGGTGCAAATATTAAAGGGTATTAAAGATCGTTACGAAAAATTTCATGAGGTACGCTATTCTGATGAAGTTATAGTAGCTTGTGTAAACTTGTCTAAACGCTATATCCAAGATCGCTACTTACCAGATAAAGCAATTGATTTAATGGATGAAGTTGGTTCTAGACTAAATTTAAATAATTCATCTAAAGATTCTGAGTCTATTTATCATCGTTTAGAAGAAGTAAAAAAAGAAAAAGAAGCTGCGGCTGAGCGTGAAGATTATGAACGAGCAGCACACTTACGTTATCAAGAAATTCAGTTACAAAAACAGTTGGAAAAAGCAAAAGGTGAAGAGCAAGATATAGATGTAGATGTGTCTGACATTGAGTTAATTGTCGAAGAAAAAACGGGTATTCCAGTAACGAAACTACAAGCAGATGAACAAGAAAAGATGAAAAATCTTGCTAAACATCTAGGCGAAAAAGTTATTGGACAACAAGAAGCAGTTAATAAAGTAGCTAAAGCAATTCGTCGTAGTAGAGCTGGTTTAAAAGCAAAAGAACGCCCAATCGGTTCGTTCCTATTTGTTGGACCAACTGGAGTAGGTAAAACAGAATTAACAAAAGTGCTAGCTGAAGAATTGTTTGGTACAAGAGATGCGCTTATTCGACTTGACATGAGTGAATACATGGAGAAACATGCTGTATCTAAAATTATTGGTTCACCTCCTGGTTATGTAGGACATGAAGAAGCCGGACAATTAACTGAAAAAGTGCGTCGTAATCCGTATTCCATCGTTTTATTAGATGAGATTGAAAAAGCGCACCCAGATGTACAAAATATGTTCTTACAAATCATGGAGGATGGTCACTTAACAGATTCTCAAGGCAGAACAGTGAGCTTTAAAGATACTGTCATTATTATGACAAGTAATGCGGGAACTGGATTTAAAACAATAAGTGTCGGCTTTAATAAAGATAAGCACGATTCCGTCTCCACGTTGGAAAGACTAAGCGACTATTTCAAACCAGAATTTCTTAACCGTTTTGATGCGATTATTCGCTTCAATGAATTAGAAAAAGAACACCTACTAGAAATTGTTGACTTAATGCTTCAAGAGCTACATGATACAATCGAAGAAAACAATATTTCAATTACTATTACGGACGAAGCAAAAGAAAAGCTTGTTGATGTAGGATTTGATGCAAGATTTGGTGCGCGTCCACTACGAAGAGTGATTCAAGACAAAGTAGAAGACCAGTTAACGGATTTAATACTTGAAAATGAAAATGTAAATCATGTTCAAGTCGACGTTATAAACGACAATATCGTAGTTAAACAAGCTTAAAAATTATAATGAAAAGCTACTGAGCACGAAGAAGTGTTCAGTAGCTTTTTTTTAGGACTATAGGAAAGCAATTTAGATTTTATCGTATAAGAAAAACCATTAAGAGTTGGTGAAAGCCTTCGTTTTTCTAGTGAAAAATCTTATAAGGTAAGTCAATGATGGAAGACCCACTTCATACTTTTGTCTATAAGGAAAACAACCGTTCAATTTACACTAGTCTAAGGGTAACAATAAGTACATCCAAAAAATGACTGTTTGTATCGTTCATAAATACGCCCTGTTTGCAAGAGAATAAACAGTATACTCCAAAATGCAAAGGGTGCAGTTTCTTATGTACAAAAGACAGCATATTTCTATAATAATTCTCACTATATTTATTACTTTTATTCCTTTTCAATCTGTACATAGTGATAATGCTGCAAAGGATATGCAAGTTCATTTTATTAATGTCGGTCAAGGTGACAGTATATATATTCGAACCCCGAGTAGTAAACATATTTTAATCGATGGCGGACCGCCAAAATATGGTAAAAAGGTAGTCAATTACTTAAAGCAGCAAGGTGTAAAAAAATTAGATTTAGTAGTAGCGACACATCCAGACATAGATCATATTGGCGGGCTCGTCACCGTAATGAAGCAATTGGAAATAAAAAAGATGTTAGATTCCGGTAAGCTGCATACAACGAAAAGGTATTCCAAATATATTCAGGAGCTTGTAAAACAGGAAATTCCTATATCAATTGCAAAAATGGACGAAGAAATAGAGCTTGATCCATCATTAAATATTCAAGTACTCAATACGTATCAACCATCTAGGACGAATAATCAATCTTCTATCGTTTTACAAGTATCGTATAAACAAGTTGATTTTTTATTTATGGGGGATGTAGAAATGAAACAAGAAAAAGATATTCGAAAAAAAGTCGATGCATCAGTCGAAATATTGAAAGTCGCACATCATGGATCGAAAACAAGTTCCTCGCTCTCGTTTTTGCAATCCATCCAGCCGAATATAGCTATTTTAACGTATCACAAGAATAACCGTTATGGGCATCCAGTTGAAAGAGTGATTCATCATTTATATAAAGTAGGAGCTTCCATATATTCAACTGGAGCGTTAGGGCATCTAGTAATTCGTACAGATGGGACAACCTATATGGTCGAGCCGGAAAAAGAACCTTATGATGCTTTATATGCCAGTTAATTATTTACAAAAATATACAAAAGTGATATCATTATAATATAAAAATGATAGGTAGGTGCAGGCACATGAAGGAGAAACCAGCTTGGACGTTTAATGGGTATGCGGGAGTTTTAATTATTGCATTTTTGTTGGCGGGTACGGTATTTAGCTTTTTAGAACAACAATTTATTATTG
It encodes:
- the pdaA gene encoding delta-lactam-biosynthetic de-N-acetylase, coding for MRKRFSICAVLVILATLYTPLSSLASGYGWGYSKNEVHKIPDIGKYASLLEKYNAYYADPSGEKNVYVTFDNGYEQGYTADILDVLKKHQVPATFFVTGHYVKEEPELVKRMVKEGHIVGNHSYHHPDFTIMNKKNIQEELESLEEAVAAISDQKDMKYLRPPRGMFNKDTLEWANELGYIHIFWSLAFKDWETDKQKGWKYAFDQVKEQIHPGAIILLHTVSSDNAKALEKMIRALQKQGYSFKSLDDLVLRNKLPEAIYGL
- the mbcS gene encoding acyl-CoA synthetase MbcS, which gives rise to MKREALIPPKAYNIAMEIERHANSKNKLALIKENEFGETDQLTYKELVKRANQIGNVFLKAGLKKGDKILIMVNRSFEAYEVYLAALKTGIIIIPSSEMLKTKDLQYRVSHGEISGVVSLYRFANQFEGIREYDQLHKFVIGEAVDGWVFLDEEKKQVSEQLEIVDTNREDTAFLPYTSGTTGNPKGVVHSHAWGYAHLNAAAYNWLAIQDGDRVWATAGPGWQKWVWSPFLSVLGTGATGFFYTGKFNAEKHLQLIDDYQINIICSTPTEYRMMAKVDSLPHYNLMSLHSAVSAGEPLNVEVIDIFRHHFNITVRDGYGQTENTLLLGFTKDMQVRPGSMGKPTPGNNVEVIDENGDPLGPNEVGDIAVRLDSPALFSEYYKDTERTSMAKRGLYYITGDRAYKDEDGFFWFEGRSDDIIISSGYTIGPFEVEDALIRHAAVQDCAVVASPDEIRGNVVKAFIVLREGFQPSDQLIEELQNHVKTITGPYKYPRKVEFMDDLPKTTSGKTRRVELRNKEKMVNK
- a CDS encoding MFS transporter, giving the protein MQLTKYRLWILIALVFISGFSQGMLLPLISIILEQNGVASSINGLHATGLYIGVLIASPFMEKPMRKFGFKPMIFVGGLLVILSLAIFPVWESLWFWFILRLIIGIGDQMLHFGTQTWITATATAETRGRSIALYGLSFGAGFAIGPLMTRLLSIHQSVPFLASAALSFTVWLLLFFLRNQWPEQSVDPVYPTSSMQRFKQTFKIAWIAMLPGFGYGFLEASLHSIFPIYGLRIGHDVHTLSLIIPCFAAGSLITQFPLGALSDKFGRRSVLITVLSLGSLCFLFTAILESSALALFILFTLAGMCVGSLFSLGISYMTDLLAGNLLPAGNLMVGIMFSVGSISGPFIGGYFIDVFERVSFFYFISFILMLITVAMLVKKNTQHETNRVGT
- a CDS encoding Na+/H+ antiporter family protein → MEWVVLISVLILTILSLLRVNVIIAIIAAAISAGLMSGLNIKEAVELLVSGMGGGANTALSYILLGAFAVTISYTGITSLLVTYLIRILSGKKTMLLLVIAAVASLSQNVIPVHIAFIPILIPPLLPLFDKMRLDRRAVATALTFGLKAPYILIPAGFGLIFHETIVESMKQNGASITVNETVLAMLIPGSGMIVGLLIAIFITYRKDRVVNDGMKEETSKEETKAVPFNKQHVFTLIAVAGALTAQIITGNLIIGALTGLVLMFIFFVIPFHKADQVVSEGIGMMGTIAFVMLVASGFGNVLTETGSVEALVEVSSGFLDQNKALIAFILLLVGLIVTIGIGSSFGTIPILAALYVPICLAAGFSPLATAALIGTAGALGDAGSPASDSTLGPTSGLNADGRHHHIWDTVVPTFIHYNIPLFIFGWVAAIIL
- a CDS encoding ATP-dependent Clp protease ATP-binding subunit; translation: MLCQNCKQNEATVNVAMQLNDQHMQMHLCNECFRKMQGQMMDGNNNFFSQSPFSNAYGSFAESGNGSPKMGTRTRQQTGNQGNGLLDQLGKNLTDEARGGKIDPVIGRDNEVKRVIETLNRRNKNNPVLIGEPGVGKTAIAEGLASKIVEGDVPTKLLNKEIYLLDVASLVANTGVRGQFEERMKQLIQELQQRQDVILFVDEIHLLVGAGTAESSQMDAGNILKPALARGEIQLVGATTLKEYRQIEKDAALERRLQPIIVEEPTPEEAVQILKGIKDRYEKFHEVRYSDEVIVACVNLSKRYIQDRYLPDKAIDLMDEVGSRLNLNNSSKDSESIYHRLEEVKKEKEAAAEREDYERAAHLRYQEIQLQKQLEKAKGEEQDIDVDVSDIELIVEEKTGIPVTKLQADEQEKMKNLAKHLGEKVIGQQEAVNKVAKAIRRSRAGLKAKERPIGSFLFVGPTGVGKTELTKVLAEELFGTRDALIRLDMSEYMEKHAVSKIIGSPPGYVGHEEAGQLTEKVRRNPYSIVLLDEIEKAHPDVQNMFLQIMEDGHLTDSQGRTVSFKDTVIIMTSNAGTGFKTISVGFNKDKHDSVSTLERLSDYFKPEFLNRFDAIIRFNELEKEHLLEIVDLMLQELHDTIEENNISITITDEAKEKLVDVGFDARFGARPLRRVIQDKVEDQLTDLILENENVNHVQVDVINDNIVVKQA
- a CDS encoding OsmC family protein; the encoded protein is MKLHLKEHGFRTELDFGQLDISGDEEFGFRPYQLMVASIASCSGSVFRQILQKQRTDVHDMQINATVERNKDEANRIEKIALTFIIKGSHLDAEKLYKSLHVARNNCSMVRSVEDSIEIVERIEIIELSR
- a CDS encoding ComEC/Rec2 family competence protein, with product MYKRQHISIIILTIFITFIPFQSVHSDNAAKDMQVHFINVGQGDSIYIRTPSSKHILIDGGPPKYGKKVVNYLKQQGVKKLDLVVATHPDIDHIGGLVTVMKQLEIKKMLDSGKLHTTKRYSKYIQELVKQEIPISIAKMDEEIELDPSLNIQVLNTYQPSRTNNQSSIVLQVSYKQVDFLFMGDVEMKQEKDIRKKVDASVEILKVAHHGSKTSSSLSFLQSIQPNIAILTYHKNNRYGHPVERVIHHLYKVGASIYSTGALGHLVIRTDGTTYMVEPEKEPYDALYAS
- a CDS encoding YfkD family protein — translated: MVLGPNQLLAEEKKETSFNIPSHVLNISKDNTFPNSTEDEEVIEPSELTKELTDSLDIKIENPVLIKMLNETTLNPSPIAFGYRGMVYLGRWPLNYESLETTINWEYQQVNKNELNNTSGSEPQEINYIQQEQKEIKGALTNKISKPSDVKKMMLLTAKEKTKLPLSYQTVIGKNTKKDNTYKVPSDKLAVLQSYAPAVNEKGQVTFGEVYVKLKGSDKSIAVKNVTKQGIGAWIPIQDHVSFSYKLK